CCATGTTGAATTGGAAAATCCAACATAGGATACGCTCTTTCCTTTTCCTTTCATACACAAAATCGGATTATATCTCGGGGTGATTATTGCATGCCCGCTGACCCGACTTTCGCCATTATTCCATGAGCCTCCTATAACTTAAGCAAAATCAAAAACATACGCAGCTGCCAACGTAGCACCTAACTCTAAGTTGTGGCATATTGATACTAACAACAATATAATGTGGTATTTATGAAAATAATACTTGACAAGTAGCACCTAATATGATAACCTCTGAGCATGCCTTACATCCTCAAGAAAAAGATAAAAGGTCGTACCTACTATTACCTGGCCGAAACCAAGCGCGTCAACGGCAAACCCCGGATCGTTTGGCAGAAGTATCTCGGGACGGCCGAAAAGATCCAGGCCCGGCTTCAAGGCGCCGAAATCTCCCGGATCGAAACCTTCGAGCTCGGTTCCGTGGCTGTCGTCGAGTCCATCGAACGCGAGATCGGCTTTCGGGAGATCGTCGATTCGGTCGTCAACAAACGAGCCCAGGGCATGAGCGTCGGCCAATATCTGTATTTGATTGTTCTGAACCGGATCATCGAGCCCAAAAGCAAAGCCTCTTTGGGCGCCTGGCTCAAGAAAACAGCCATCCACGAGTTCCGGGACATCGACGGGGATGCCCTCGACTCGGCCAACTTCTGGGACCATATGGACAAAGTTCGGGCCGGGGACATTCAAGCCATCGGAGACGAAGTCGCCCGCAAGGTGGTCTCGCTCTACGACGTCTCTCTGGATTGCTTGCTGTACGACACGACGAACTTCTTCACCCAGATGAGTTCGGCGACGGTCTCCGATTTGGCTCGACATGCCCATTCCAAGGCCGGGAAACACCAACTCCGTCATGTCGGGTTGGCCCTGCTCTGCAACCGGGAGGACGGCATCCCGCTCTTCCACCGTCTCTATCCGGCCCAGGTCCATGACTCCAAGCTTCTGTTCCAAACCTATGCCGAAATGGCGGATCTTCTGCGGGCGTTGAGGAAAAAAGAACACCTGACCATGGTTTTCGATAAGGGCTGCAACTCGCCGGAGAACATCGCGCGGATCGATGCCAACCCCTGGATGTCGTTCATTGGGACGCAATCGACCTATCATCATCCCGACCTGTGCCAAGTTCCCTTGACCGAGTACAAAGAGATGGAGGGTGAGGATGAACCGCTGTTCATCTACCGGACCTCTCTCGTTCTCTATGACCGGGAGCGGGCGGTGGTCGTGACGTTCAATCCCCGGACCTATCGGAAAAAGATCCATTGGCTGAGCCGGACGATCCGGAAAACCAAGGACAAACTCCAAGAGTTGCGGCGATCTCTTCCGCAGGCCGACGGACGGACGACCCTGAACTCGATTCAACGCAAGGTTGACGACATCCTGGCCGAAAGTCACATCGGGCAGGTCTTTGATGTCCAGGTCACGAAGGACAACGGATACCGGATGTCGATCCGGACCCGGCCCCAAGTTCTGAAAGACCACCGGGCCCGTTTCGGTAAAAACATCATCTTCACCGATCACACGGACTGGAGCACGGAGGACATCGTCCGGACTTACCGGGACCGCTACAAGATCGAGGCCGCCTTCCGGCAAACCAAGAGCCCGGACCTCATCCGCTGGCAACCGATGTATCATTGGACGGACTCAAAGATCCGGGTTCACGGCCTGACCTGCGTCATGGCGCTGCTTTATCTCTCTCTCATCCATCGAAAAATCCGTCAGGCCGGCCTGACGATGGGCTTGGACCGAGCCCTGGAGACGCTCCGCGGCATCCGTCGCGCTGTCTATCATTATCCCGGATCCGCTCAACCCATACGGAAACTCTGCCGTCTGGAGAGCACCGAACGCGAGCTCCTAACGGCCCTGAAGCTTGATCCCGAGGCCATTTAGGTACTACACCGAGACAAGAGCTATCATCATGATATACAATAAGTTCCGAGTTGCCGAAAAAACTATTGGCGAAAGTCGGGGCTGACAGGTACAGAGCATCGATCCAGAGAAACGGATACTCCTCCGCCAAGGGTCTGGCCCTGAAGTCGTCAACATGATGATCGAGCTCCTTGTTGAACTCCGAAACCTGGCTAGCGGAGATGTTTTCAATACCCATGGCATGAGCCAGGCGCTCAATCTTTCGGGTCGAAACCCCGTTAATGAATGCCTCTTGAACAACGGCCATCAAGGCCTGTTCAGACCGGCGTCTCTCCGAGATAAAGAACGGAACGTAGCCGCCTTTCCGGACCTTGGGCACAAGAAGATAGACCGTTCCCATCCGGGTATCGACCCGCCTCACTCTTGTCCCCGAAAAATGTGTCGTCCGGTCCTTGGCGTGCTTCCCTTTGGGTGTTCCGATTTTCGCTTCCACCTCGATTCTCATCAGTTCCGTCATCACCCACTTGAGCATGGCCAGGAAGGGATCAGTCTCCGTGATGAACTGCAATAGCGCCTTTTTGAAGAGTGCCTTATAATGCTGTTGGGCCATCGTAGTAATATTCCTCCTCTCATTCGGTTTTGCGGCCAATGAGAGTTTACGATGGCCCACCTCCTATGTAAAATTGCAAACATCACTGTACACTAGCCGCTTCAATCGGCGATTCTCTTCATCGAGCTGACTCAACCGGCAAAGCTCCGAAACACCCAACCCTGCATACTTCTTCTTCCAGCGATAGGACGTGACCTCGGAGATCTCCAGCTTCCGAATGATATCCGCAACAGGCGTCCCGCTCTCCGCTTGGCGAAGAACAAAGACGATTTGCCCCTCTGTGAACTTCTTCTTCATTTCGAACTTCTTTCCGAATGCCCGGTTTTATTAAAAAGTTGCATCCGGAATAAACCAAGATCCGGGGGGCAGGTCACAGATCTCGACTTGAACCTTAGGCTTTCTTTGGCATGTCCTTTTTTTAGTTTCCTCTCTTCTTCTGAGGTCGCTTAGGTCTGAGACGCACCGCCGTATCATACGCTTGACGCAACACAGGATCATTCAGGATTTCTTCGTGATCGGAAGTCGAAATATTCAGAAGACGTTTGATAATATCAGCTGCCTGAGAAGCGGAAATATCGTCTTGTCCCATGAGCATCTTTACGGCAGGGTGGATTTTGATATCCCCATCGGGGTTTTTTGGCGTCGGTCGTTTTGTCATCATGATTGCGGCTTTCAGCATTCCGGCGGCCGCTCGGGCAAAAGACGTCTGAAGAACGGGGTATCTTCCAACCAATTGGCTCTCTATTGATTTTTTGGCAAAATCATATCTTTCGATTTTTGTTAAAAGACAATCCAGGCCCTCTGTTTCATGTTGCGATGAAGAAGGACTTTCATCCGATTTTTTCCCCGGCACGGCCATGAATATATTAGCCGATAAGCGCAAATGACTCGGGGAAAGAATCCGCAGTTTCGGGAATCGGTAAACTGCAGATTCAATAGCTTGTTCAAGCCCACGCACATTGTCAGGCCAATCCGAATTGACCAACGAATCCATAGCATCGCTGCTTATGCTCCTGCTATCCGCCCCATGGCTTTGCTGAAAGGCCTTTTCATATTTTTGGACAAAGTGTTCGGCAAGCAAAGGGATATCTTCTCTCCTTTCGCGAAGAGGAGGAATACGTATCGGATCTGTCACCCTAACACGGAAAAGAAGATCTTTTCTAAAATCATCCGCATTCAGGATATCCAGACGATTTGTAGCGAGAATAACCTGCAAATCGAGTTTTCGTATAGCTCTGGACTGAGCACCCATGCGCTGACTTTCTCTCACGTTTTTGTCAAGCAATCGCAGGAGTTTCGCTTGAATCGTGGCCGGTATTTCACCGAATTCATCTATAAAAAGTGTTCCGTCGTGTGCCTCCTCCGCGGCGCCTGCCCGGTCTGTTCTTGCATCCGTAAAAGCGCCCTTTACGTGGCCGAAAAGCCGATCATCGATTAGAGTTTCAGGAACACCCTGGGTATAAACCGTAATGTACGGATTAAGCCTGCGGGATGAGCTGTTGTGAATATAGCGGGCAACAACTTCCTTCCCGGTTCCTGTCTCTCCAATCAGAAGGATATTGTCGCGTCCCAACTTTGCTCTTTGCCTCGCCTCTCGCAGGCATTTAAGAAATGATGTCGATCGACCTATTAGTGACTCGCTTTCTACAAGTCCGCAATCCATGATTACCTTGTGGAGCCGTTCCCGAGTCAGCTCCGTTTTGTCGATAAAGTCCATAACCCCTTGGTCGGCAAATCGTTTTTCTATTTCCGTACGTGTCATTGACGTAAGAATGACAATCGGGATATCAGACAGCCCCGGATCTTTTCGGATTTGTTCAATTAAGGTTAGACCGAAATATTTTTCAGGATTCTCGTCTTCCTCATATCCCTCGGCCTCTCCGTTCTCATTGATCGGGCCTGTCATGAAATGCATATCCACTAGCAGCAATGCCCAGCGCGGCCAATTCAGCCAACCTTTTCTGACGACGCCCAGAGTGCTTAATATATCATTTTGAATGACGTTGTTTTCAATTCGCTGGCCTCGACAAAACACCGCATCGGCAATTGGGTTATCGATCTGTTCGCTGGTCACATCCCCGGTGATATCTTTTAACCCGGCCTTAAAACATAAGCTTTCTCTAAGTCGATTGCGATTATTTTTTCGGACACCTCCAAGTTGATCATCAATGACTAGGATTCTTGGCAATTTCATTAAACGACCTTTATTTTGTGAGGCATTGCAGCTAAACACGTTGAAAGACGGCGAACATCATTGAGCAGCTTCTCAAACATCTGTTTAAGAAGTTGGGAGTTTTCCCTGCTCAGGATAATGTTCTCTTCTATCGCCGCATTAGTATTTTTAAATAAATGTAATGATGAAAAGAATGCTGCTCGCGATTCTTCAATGATTTCGGCAGTCGACGTTCTAAATAACCACAATTTGTGAATCAGATCAATTAGCCATTCCTTTGTTTGAACTTGGCAGTTTTTAAGAGGTGGTTCGGAAAACAGCCTGCGGGGCGATAGGTATTCCTCGGCCGTATCTATCAGGTTTTTTATCTCAAGAATATTCGCTTTCCATTTAGGCCAATCCTGATTGATGAATTCCTGCATTTTTCGCATATCTTGGGCATCTTGTTCATTACGTTGAAGGAAAGCCTCCAAATGACATATGAATTCGTTTTTCAGCCATGAATGATTAAGGTTTACTCTTTGCCTTTGCCAATCTTTAGTCATCTGATTATTTCAGCTTCTTTATGATTTCAAGATAGGCATCAATCACCAACTCAGGAGCGGGAATGCTCTTTCCTAATTGCTCAATCAGATTAATCACCGGAGCAATCCGATTGATTGAGTCCATTCCCCACTCATTATTTACATCTTTCATAATTTCTGCTCTAAGATTCGTGAGATCGGCATTATTGTCTGAATCGAAAACATTCCAAAAGTCAGGCGATTCGACTTCTTCAACAAGCGACTGGAGTTCACGCGGAAACGAATATTCTCGGGCGAATTCAGCAAGTTTAAGCAAATCTTCCGACTCTTTAACTTTAAGATCCTTTGTTAACTTCGGATTAGCGGCGAAATGCACCATGAGATAACCTTGGCAGAGAATCGAAAGCGCCGGCAATACTTCCAAAGACAAATTGCCGAAATAAGAAATCATATTGTTTGGGACATCTCCTTTAACAATCCGCTCAGCAATACCATTTTTTTTAAGTTCAGAAATTATGAATTCCCACTCATGCTGCTGAACACCGCCTAATCTAAAATTATGGCCTTTCTGCAATTCAAGAACAATAACGTTGTCCTTAATATAGTGTTTTTGGCCCGCTCTCCCTTGTGTCGATGTCCGGATTCGTATTGAACCCGGTTTTGATTTTTCAATAAAATTCATCCATTCATTTTCATTATGAACATGGCAAATGGCCAGTTTTATTTGACAAATCTTTGCTAGCATCGTTTCTACAGGAATCTTACAAGAGTTCATCATTTCTCTTAAACAGGTGTCCGCATGATCATAAGCCGCTATTTCTTTATTGTTTTCTAGCATATCGCTTCCCATTCAATTGTCACTACATTACAGTCATCTATTTCTTCTTGGTAATATTTCATAGGAGTATTTAGTCCTAAGATATAAGCCGATA
This genomic window from Acidobacteriota bacterium contains:
- a CDS encoding IS1634 family transposase, whose product is MPYILKKKIKGRTYYYLAETKRVNGKPRIVWQKYLGTAEKIQARLQGAEISRIETFELGSVAVVESIEREIGFREIVDSVVNKRAQGMSVGQYLYLIVLNRIIEPKSKASLGAWLKKTAIHEFRDIDGDALDSANFWDHMDKVRAGDIQAIGDEVARKVVSLYDVSLDCLLYDTTNFFTQMSSATVSDLARHAHSKAGKHQLRHVGLALLCNREDGIPLFHRLYPAQVHDSKLLFQTYAEMADLLRALRKKEHLTMVFDKGCNSPENIARIDANPWMSFIGTQSTYHHPDLCQVPLTEYKEMEGEDEPLFIYRTSLVLYDRERAVVVTFNPRTYRKKIHWLSRTIRKTKDKLQELRRSLPQADGRTTLNSIQRKVDDILAESHIGQVFDVQVTKDNGYRMSIRTRPQVLKDHRARFGKNIIFTDHTDWSTEDIVRTYRDRYKIEAAFRQTKSPDLIRWQPMYHWTDSKIRVHGLTCVMALLYLSLIHRKIRQAGLTMGLDRALETLRGIRRAVYHYPGSAQPIRKLCRLESTERELLTALKLDPEAI
- a CDS encoding sigma 54-interacting transcriptional regulator; amino-acid sequence: MKLPRILVIDDQLGGVRKNNRNRLRESLCFKAGLKDITGDVTSEQIDNPIADAVFCRGQRIENNVIQNDILSTLGVVRKGWLNWPRWALLLVDMHFMTGPINENGEAEGYEEDENPEKYFGLTLIEQIRKDPGLSDIPIVILTSMTRTEIEKRFADQGVMDFIDKTELTRERLHKVIMDCGLVESESLIGRSTSFLKCLREARQRAKLGRDNILLIGETGTGKEVVARYIHNSSSRRLNPYITVYTQGVPETLIDDRLFGHVKGAFTDARTDRAGAAEEAHDGTLFIDEFGEIPATIQAKLLRLLDKNVRESQRMGAQSRAIRKLDLQVILATNRLDILNADDFRKDLLFRVRVTDPIRIPPLRERREDIPLLAEHFVQKYEKAFQQSHGADSRSISSDAMDSLVNSDWPDNVRGLEQAIESAVYRFPKLRILSPSHLRLSANIFMAVPGKKSDESPSSSQHETEGLDCLLTKIERYDFAKKSIESQLVGRYPVLQTSFARAAAGMLKAAIMMTKRPTPKNPDGDIKIHPAVKMLMGQDDISASQAADIIKRLLNISTSDHEEILNDPVLRQAYDTAVRLRPKRPQKKRGN